ACTTTTTTCCGATTCGGAAATCATTTTAAAGGTAAAAGAACCCCTTTATAATGACGCAATGGGCTGCCACGAAATAGATATGATGCATCAAGGACAGTATCTTATCACATTTATTCATCCGGCAGCTCCGGTTAACCATGAAATGGTTAAAAACATGGCAAAAAAAGGCGTTATTTCTTTAACGCTCGACGGAGTTCCTCGAATTTCAAGAGCACAAAACATGGATGCTCTTACTTCGATGAGTACCTGTGCAGGTTACAAAGGAATCTTAATTGCCGCAAATCTCTTGCCGAGATTTATCCCTCAAATTTTCTGTGCTGTCGGTATGATTAAACCTATGAACGTTTTAATCGTCGGAACAGGTGTAGGCGGCTTACAGGCCCTTGCAACTGCCAAAAGACTTGGAGCCGTAACTTATGCAGCAGATATCCGGCCTGCAGCCCGTGAACAGGCTCAGTCCCTCGGTGCAAAGATTATCGACTTAGGCGTTCCCGAAAATGAGGCCATCGGAGAAGGAGGCTACGCCCTTCATCTTAAAAAAGAAACCCTCGAAAACGAAAGAAAGCTGCTCGCTCCTCACATTAAGGACATGGACATAATCTTCCTTTCAGCCCTTGTTCCCGGAAAACTTGCTCCGGTTATCATCACAGAAGAAATGGTAAAAACCATGAAACCCGGCTCGGTAATAGTTGATATTTCAATCGACCAAGGCGGAAACTGTGAGTTAACACCTCCGGGCGAAGTTCTCAAAAAGCACAATGTTCACCTTGTAGGTATTAAAAACATCCCCGGACTTCTTCCTTCAAGCTCTACATGGATGTTTGCTCAAAATATTTGCAACCTTACCCGCTATCTTATCAAGGACGGAAAAATCGAGCTTGACCGAAATGATGACATTGTCAAAGGTATTCTTACCACTATTGACGGTGAAATCGTTCATAAGGGAGCCAGGGAGGCAATGGGCATATGAGTTTGGAATTGATACTGGTTCTTGTCTTTGTTGTAACGACCCTTATAGGCTACAAACTGATCAAGAACGTACCAAGCCTTTTACATACCCCCCTTATGTCGGGTATGAATGCCTTATCCGGCATTACTATTTTGGCTACAATGACCGCTACGGCCGCTGCAATTACAACAGGCAGCAAGATTTTCGGCTGTATAGGCATCATTTGTGCAACAATAAACGTAGTTGCCGGCTTCGGTCTTACGGACAGAATGCTTAAAATGTTTAAAACGGGCAATGAATCTAAAGAGGGTACAAAATGACGGATACGGTTTATTATATTATTTGCGGAGTACTCAGCATTGGGGTTCTTTTAGGAATCAATATGATGAGTAAGGTTAAATCGGCAGTTAAGGGAAACCGTTTAAGTGCCCTTTGTATGCTTGCAGCCGTATGCGTAACCCTGTATAAATATCAAATTTTTTCTGCAGGAATGATGTGGGCTGGGCTTGCAATAGGAGCGGCAATCGGTATTTACCTCACAATAAAGGTAGAAATGATTACCATGCCCCAAACGGTTGCCTTACTCAACGGCTTAGGCGGAGCAGCTTCGGCTGTTGCTGCCCTCTTAACTCTGGCAGCGGTTAATACTCAAACAGGAATCTTTGCTATCGTTACGGGAGGAATAGCCTTAGCAGTAGGAGCCCTAACCTTTTCGGGAAGCTTAATTGCCGCAGGAAAGCTTCACAAGCTTCTTCCTCAAAAGCCTACGGTTCTGCCTGCTCATCAGGCTTTGACCACAGTCAGCTTTTTAGGAATGATAGCCTTCATCGTTCTTCTTCCTATTAAGCCTGAACTAATGATGAGCATTTCAGTTGCAGGGCTTGTAATAAGCCTTCTTTTCGGTATCTTCTTTGCGATACGTGTAGGCGGAGCGGACATGCCGATTACGATTTCTCTTTTAAACTCAACATCGGGTGTTGCAGCCTCAATTGCAGGTATGGCAATAGGAGATATTCTCTTGGTATCGGTCGGAGGCATAGTCGGAGCTTCAGGGCTCCTGCTTACCCAGATTATGTGCAGGGCAATGAATAGAAGCCTCGCTTCAATTCTTTTTAGCAAGGCGGCTTCTCCGGCTAAATCGGCACAGCCGGCAAAACCTGCGGGCACTTCAGCATCTTCATCAAAAGAAGCATTAGAGGCAAAAACTCAGCAAACGGGAGAAGCAAAACCTGCTCAACAGGAGCTTACGGCAACAGGACATGCCGATAAATCGCAGCTTCCCTCATGGTTCAGCGATGCTAAAGAAATAATTTTTATCCCCGGCTACGGCATGGCTCTTTCACAGGCACAAGGCTTGGTAAAACAGCTGGCAGATAAACTTGAATCTATGGGAAAAAATGTGCGTTTTGCCATTCACCCCGTTGCAGGAAGAATGCCCGGCCACATGAACGTACTCTTGTGCGAAGTTGACATTCCTTATGACAAGCTTTACGAAATGGAAACAATAAATCCCGACTTTGATAAGACGG
The DNA window shown above is from Treponema denticola and carries:
- a CDS encoding NAD(P) transhydrogenase subunit alpha, whose protein sequence is MSLELILVLVFVVTTLIGYKLIKNVPSLLHTPLMSGMNALSGITILATMTATAAAITTGSKIFGCIGIICATINVVAGFGLTDRMLKMFKTGNESKEGTK
- a CDS encoding NAD(P)(+) transhydrogenase (Re/Si-specific) subunit beta: MTDTVYYIICGVLSIGVLLGINMMSKVKSAVKGNRLSALCMLAAVCVTLYKYQIFSAGMMWAGLAIGAAIGIYLTIKVEMITMPQTVALLNGLGGAASAVAALLTLAAVNTQTGIFAIVTGGIALAVGALTFSGSLIAAGKLHKLLPQKPTVLPAHQALTTVSFLGMIAFIVLLPIKPELMMSISVAGLVISLLFGIFFAIRVGGADMPITISLLNSTSGVAASIAGMAIGDILLVSVGGIVGASGLLLTQIMCRAMNRSLASILFSKAASPAKSAQPAKPAGTSASSSKEALEAKTQQTGEAKPAQQELTATGHADKSQLPSWFSDAKEIIFIPGYGMALSQAQGLVKQLADKLESMGKNVRFAIHPVAGRMPGHMNVLLCEVDIPYDKLYEMETINPDFDKTDLAIIIGASDVVNPAANTAEGTPIYGMPVLAAEKAKKLIICNYDLQPGYAGVPNPLYEPNPNTMMLLGDAKESINTMLDSLRTKGGTAGSALGGISGSTGAEASQEQAGTEAPQIGPWFKEAKEIIVIPGYGMALSQAQGLVKQLADKLEAMGKNVRFAIHPVAGRMPGHMNVLLCEVDIPYDKLYEMEAINPDFDKTDLAIIIGASDVVNPAANTAEGTPIYGMPVLAAEKAKKLIICNYDLQPGYAGVPNPLYEPNPNTMMLLGDAKDSLNKILENL
- a CDS encoding NAD(P) transhydrogenase subunit alpha — protein: MIIGIPKEIMHGEDRVAATPETCELLIKDGHKVLVEKGAGEGAYFHDPEYEKAGAEVVSDVKKLFSDSEIILKVKEPLYNDAMGCHEIDMMHQGQYLITFIHPAAPVNHEMVKNMAKKGVISLTLDGVPRISRAQNMDALTSMSTCAGYKGILIAANLLPRFIPQIFCAVGMIKPMNVLIVGTGVGGLQALATAKRLGAVTYAADIRPAAREQAQSLGAKIIDLGVPENEAIGEGGYALHLKKETLENERKLLAPHIKDMDIIFLSALVPGKLAPVIITEEMVKTMKPGSVIVDISIDQGGNCELTPPGEVLKKHNVHLVGIKNIPGLLPSSSTWMFAQNICNLTRYLIKDGKIELDRNDDIVKGILTTIDGEIVHKGAREAMGI